A stretch of DNA from Kazachstania africana CBS 2517 chromosome 3, complete genome:
TGCAGAACTGCTGGATgcagcagaagaagaagatgtgGAGCTTGAGTTGGACGCGTTTGATGAAGCTGTTGTAGATTCTGCTGCGCCACTGGATAAGGTGGTAGTACTATTAGAATACGAACTGTTACTTGAGCTGACACTGCTTACATCAGTGAGAGTGCCATTCCAACAATAGTTAGCAAAACATTGTTCACATTCGGATGGTAAAGTGATATTTAAGGACTCTTGTTTTCTCCTAATGACGGCACAACCAACACAACCCAAGAAACCTGAATCTTCGGTTAAATTGTTTCTTGTTGCTGCTTCGTAAccattttgaatcatttcGAGACGTTCTTCCATGGAGTAAGATAAAGTGTATGTACTGGTGTTACTTGGATAAGAATATTGGGCATTTGGAATATACACGATCAATGGTGGAACGTAGGCTAAATCAGTTAAATTACTGGCATCACATCCAAAGAATGTAGGTCTTTCATTTAGTCCTAGGTCAGAGAAAGTAGCAAGGTCTGGGACATAAGGGAAGGCAATAGATTTACCTTGAGAGCTAAATTGACGCTCATAGGTACTAATCAAATTGGAACCGCTTGGCCAATCGTCGGAGCCGTCATCATTGTCAAAGGCAAACACAACGTCAATTTCACGCTCTTTCTTAATTAAAGGAATGAATGGAACAACTTCACCATCTTCACCACCATCGGCTAAGTATAAGCTGTCAGAATCGACAATACTGGTGGAGTAGTTGCTATCAATGTTGGTCGTGCCTTTGAATGGGTTTGGTGAATAGATACCAAGTGTGTACTCATCCGAAGTTGCTGTAGAATCACTCAAAAATTCAGTTTCTAAATATGTTAGAACAGCTTCGTAGCTTGAAGTAATATCATTGAGGATATCAGAGGAAGTACCAATAATGAATCCAACGTTATCAAAGCCCGCGATACATTTACCTGATTCGATTGGGCTACCGTTAGTAACATTGGTCCCCAAATATTTAACGTCAGTAAAGGCATTCAAGGTTGGATCCCAAGAGCCCATTTCAAATGgattgaattcaaatacaGTAGAGTTTAAGCTGTCAACGGAAGTGCCAGGATACTGACCATCGGCAACACTGATGGGGAAAGGCATTTCAGCATTCATGAAAACATCAGCATCTCTTAGAGTAGACCAGGTATAAGCTGCACCACCATTTGGTAGACTTGGGAAAAAGTAGTATGATAGCATACGTCCCCATACGTCTACTAGAGTTATATCGAAACCAGCTTCTTGCTTATCATCGATATCAGAAATAATAGAGGCAAATCTCTCACTAGTAAAGGTAGAATTGTTACCGCCAGGAGTGACGATGGAGTTTGTGATATCCCAGATTGAGCTGGTGTTTGAATCGCTAAAGCTATCtataatttcttgaacAGAGGTCCAGTTATTCCAGGCTAAAGTTCCAGTCATCCAATTACCCCCAGAAAGACCGGACAGGTAAGTCGTAGCTTGTAGCAGGCCACCCAAACCATTCTCATTAGCTCCTCTTGTTCTGTTATCGAATGCGGCAAGCATACCGGCACCACTCAGCATAGCACGGTAACCACCACCAGAAGCTGCAATACCGACTCTTGGTACGTATGATGAGTTCTCAAATAAAGAGTCCAAGAACGAGGTGTCTGAGAAATTAGCAGTGGCACGGGTTAAAAACGTCTTCATTGCACTTTCAGTGATTGtatctcttttcttcagcCATTCTTGTTCATCGCTTGAAAGGTCAGTAGCATTTCTAACTAGATTTACATCTGCATCACAAGTGATTTCACCTGGAGCATAACTGTCAGTAGGCGACCAGGCGTGTGCTGTAGATATAGCCACGGAAAGTGACAATAACAAGTCTTGCAATTGCATGATATCGATGATAATTCTAGGTCGAAATTCTTTATTGACATTTTGGGAATGAGAAGTTGgattaatgaaaattgatGACTTTTATACTATTACTCGAGATTGTATAAATATTACatcttatttttcaaatagttTGTTGAAAGATTATCCACATTTTTTACTCAATGCATTTCTATTGCATATGGTTCACTGTACGAGAAGCTTTGTTGAAATCTGTTGATGGATGAAGGTGCtgtaaagaaaatggtaaattaAAAGGCATCTGTCACAGATAatcaagaacaagaaaaaaggTGGAGGCAATCGGTATTCCCAACTAGGTTGCAAGTGATGCAGGCTTTACTGAAGACGGTCTGACATACATTTTGTTGAGCAATGTTGACTGATGGTGCGAGAAACTTAAATTCTCGAGGAAGCGAAAGAAACGATGTgcagatgatgaaaagcTGCGCGACAGATTTCGTACTGTGAAAATTAAGTATTAAGAACGAATGGATGTTTTGTAAGTATCTCTCAGTATAAAGTGAGGAGGTGAGAAACTTTCTTGGCATATGCTTAGCAATGCAGCGTTCTATTTCTTGGTAACATGTGTCTGTTAATTGTACAAGGAGTGTTTATCCCGTCAGTATCTTAGACAACAGATATTCTCTAGAAATTTACATATTGACTATATAGGATATGTGATAAACCATATGGGCCGATAGAGACAGCTTTGTGGATCTGGTCATGTGGTAGAATTTAAATAAGGTTGATCATGTGAAGGTTGCTTGATTGGTAGATAAATCACTTCGTTGCAGAAGTTCATCGGGATCGTAATTCACAAATTAGGCGTGAACTAAAAAAGTTACCATGATTCCAATGCAGCTATGATGAATGTTCAATAGTACAGGGCTGGAAGTTATTCTTTGTAAGcatattgatttttttcgGCTCTTATACCTTTTTTAGGTTGAAATCTGATGCGATTATATAATGCTGTTGCGCTTTGAATTTGTGATTTTTACATTAAAACAGTTAATTAGATTTGTTATATACAATTATCAAACCATTCTCTCTTCAAGTACTTGGAGAGCCAGTTTTCTACGCCTTTCCTCTGCATCTGTAATTTTGTTAGCACCTCTTTGTTCAGCTATGTCATTGCCTTTTTCGACTTCATTTGCCTGAAAAGGTCTAATTATGTGCAAATAACCTGTAAAGAAATTATAGCACCACTCAAAACATGGTTTCAATAGGGGTTTGATTATGTCAGGgaaaaaatgaatcaattgaaatGTGTCTGATGCATCACCAACAATGGCTTCCTCATCCCTTGAGTTAGATAAGGGTAAGACCTGATAAAATCTCAAATATATCCAGCAGGAGAAAAAGCTAATCCATATAGACAACAGCTGTGCAAAGTGATGGAACCATATCAATTCTGTAAGCGTCATGATGCACATTACAAAGATTGGTAGTAACTTgaatctgaaatttttagatAGTAATTTGGGTTTTGTGATGTTTACAATCGTTGTTTCCGGTAAAAGTTGCTTGTAAATAATTGGGAAGCCAATGATAACCGTATAATTCCCATCTAGCGGGACATCTAATCTCATATCGGTGAAGACGAATGAAAGTAAATAAGCGACTAGTACAACAACAAAGTTAGTGATCGACCCAATAACGAAAATAAACTTGAACATTTCTTTAGAACTGTTCCAATTACGTTCGATAAAAGAGCCCCCTATCAACAGGTTAAGTAGATTTACAATGACTTTCCAAAGTTCAGTATCAATCAGATTCGATAGAATAATAGAAAAGGGATACTTTATTATACTTGAAGGAATTAACTGTAAAATAGGGTTTGTTATAGAGTCGTAATCAATATTTGGGTCAGTTGGGTGtaattgataatataaCGACCTTCTTATAATATATAGGGCACTAGTTAGGAGCACATAACTTCCAGTAATAAACTTTGTAGCCTCGGGAATCTGACGAAAATCGAATATATCGTCAGAAAGACTTAGTTCGAAAAATCTATTGCTATATTGCATCAGGAATATATTCTAACAATCCAAGTTGAGGCGTACGTTtctgtaaaatttttgctGTAGTTCCTTATAtctagaaaaaaatatggcTATGTCGTGTCCacttaatcttttttttttacgTTGTAAAACCTGTCAACAAAAGTTATGCGATGAGCGAGATCTTTGTAGTAACTTAGGTAACCAGTCTCCTCCAACAAAACGTAGCATATTCTACCTGTGAATCTTCATGTTATGCTTCAGCAATAATGCTGTGCTGGTGTTCTTGCTCAGGCAATAGTATACGTTAAAGCCAATGAGTAATTGACGATTGGAGACAGTAGTACACGAGAAAGTCGCTTCCGTGGATAAACCTTTGagctgaagaaaaatgacaACTCACTaagttttttgaaataagATTCACAATGCATTTAAGCTCATCATTGTGATTCTCATCCTATGCATCTTTCAGTCAAAAACATATACCTTTCCACCCATCGAGTTCACTTCTTGATTTCCCTTGGAACTAATCTAATCGCAGGCTCATGTTTGTGTCAGATGCTTGTGTGACCTTGAGCAATCCCTTTACGTATAAGTCGATGCAAAAATAACTGGAGCGCAGCTTGCAATACGCTAAAAGTGAGCTTATTTTACTGGATCTTTGTTTCAAGCCGGCTAGTTCagtatcattttttattcACATGcgaatttatttgaatgctgaaaaaaatgaataaagTAAATAAACACCATCTCTCCAAAACTCTATTTTATTTCAGGAACCTATTTAGAGCTGACTAGATTCCCCCTAAATGGACAGCAACGATAACTACCATAGTGCTATGAAACAGCCAGCCGATGTGTTTCGAGATAATAGTTCGATCGACCATGAATCAGCATTTTCTGTGGCATCAATAAACTCAGTAAAGAAGCCCACGAACAGCAACAGAGTGGAGAAGAAGCCGAGAAGGCCAAGAGCAAAGAAGGCGAATAAGCTTTCGGAGGATCA
This window harbors:
- the KAFR0C01520 gene encoding uncharacterized protein; its protein translation is MQLQDLLLSLSVAISTAHAWSPTDSYAPGEITCDADVNLVRNATDLSSDEQEWLKKRDTITESAMKTFLTRATANFSDTSFLDSLFENSSYVPRVGIAASGGGYRAMLSGAGMLAAFDNRTRGANENGLGGLLQATTYLSGLSGGNWMTGTLAWNNWTSVQEIIDSFSDSNTSSIWDITNSIVTPGGNNSTFTSERFASIISDIDDKQEAGFDITLVDVWGRMLSYYFFPSLPNGGAAYTWSTLRDADVFMNAEMPFPISVADGQYPGTSVDSLNSTVFEFNPFEMGSWDPTLNAFTDVKYLGTNVTNGSPIESGKCIAGFDNVGFIIGTSSDILNDITSSYEAVLTYLETEFLSDSTATSDEYTLGIYSPNPFKGTTNIDSNYSTSIVDSDSLYLADGGEDGEVVPFIPLIKKEREIDVVFAFDNDDGSDDWPSGSNLISTYERQFSSQGKSIAFPYVPDLATFSDLGLNERPTFFGCDASNLTDLAYVPPLIVYIPNAQYSYPSNTSTYTLSYSMEERLEMIQNGYEAATRNNLTEDSGFLGCVGCAVIRRKQESLNITLPSECEQCFANYCWNGTLTDVSSVSSSNSSYSNSTTTLSSGAAESTTASSNASNSSSTSSSSAASSSSAAKANAAASVETGKLFSLLTAFGVLFSLM
- the KAFR0C01530 gene encoding uncharacterized protein (similar to Saccharomyces cerevisiae YOL107W; ancestral locus Anc_3.76), with translation MQYSNRFFELSLSDDIFDFRQIPEATKFITGSYVLLTSALYIIRRSLYYQLHPTDPNIDYDSITNPILQLIPSSIIKYPFSIILSNLIDTELWKVIVNLLNLLIGGSFIERNWNSSKEMFKFIFVIGSITNFVVVLVAYLLSFVFTDMRLDVPLDGNYTVIIGFPIIYKQLLPETTIVNITKPKLLSKNFRFKLLPIFVMCIMTLTELIWFHHFAQLLSIWISFFSCWIYLRFYQVLPLSNSRDEEAIVGDASDTFQLIHFFPDIIKPLLKPCFEWCYNFFTGYLHIIRPFQANEVEKGNDIAEQRGANKITDAEERRRKLALQVLEERMV